A single window of Bombus pascuorum chromosome 1, iyBomPasc1.1, whole genome shotgun sequence DNA harbors:
- the LOC132913029 gene encoding stromal interaction molecule homolog isoform X4, with the protein MRSSVITNVIVLFGLHLSYWCWNTVDASGGALDTSSNFQSGSTGSSHSKVTAFSATLTDGLAQAVAHEAGSDTCNDDLACLTLASHDRLGLEAIKSLHSQLDDDANGNVDLSESDDFLREELQYEAGYERRQRAFHHNDDMHISVRELWEAWLRSEVHNWTIEQTSEWLASNVDLPQYVPTFIQHRVTGATLPRLAVNNMQYLSNVLGIKDPIHKQKIALKAMDVVLFGPPKDTGHGIKDLVLITLLFGALIGCWYAYQQKKNSQKHLLRMMKDMESLHKAELALEDLQKELERARMEQESVTTEKQNLEKRLQDESVGLHASYSDLEVSQLKAEIEMLKVELQRAEGELEDRCWSPPPGLQHWLQLTHEIENKAYTKKKISAEKQLQQAREACEKLRKKRSSLVGAFVSTHGKSIDEVDKSIVEARTALNEVTAELQERVHRWKQIELLCGFNIINNNGLSYLETVLYRGTPNGRGLGLRGRLSSQDDLDDEASSVYSPSTCGAAGMEETILNGSKKD; encoded by the exons ATGCGATCATCCGTGATAACCAATGTGATTGTACTGTTTGGACTGCATTTGTCGTATTGGTGTTGGAACACGGTAGATGCCAGCGGCGGGGCACTCGACACGAGCTCGAACTTTCAATCTGGTTCAACTGGAAGCTCACATTCCAAAGTCACGGCATTCTCCGCGACACTTACCGATGGATTAGCGCAAGCTGTGGCTCACGAAGCTG gTTCCGATACTTGTAACGATGACCTAGCTTGTCTTACACTGGCTTCTCATGATCGACTAGGTTTAGAAGCTATCAAATCACTCCACAGTCAACTAGATGATGATGCCAATGGAAATGTGGATCTTTCAGAGTCAGatgat TTTTTAAGAGAAGAGTTACAATATGAAGCTGGGTATGAAAGGAGACAGAGGGCTTTCCATCATAATGATGATATGCATATTAGTGTTCGAGAACTTTGGGAAGCCTGGCTAAGGTCAGAG gTTCATAATTGGACTATAGAACAAACATCAGAATGGTTGGCTTCTAATGTAGATCTTCCACAATATGTTCCTACTTTTATACAACACCGTGTAACTGGTGCTACACTTCCAAG aTTGGCTGTGAACAATATGCAATACCTAAGTAATGTGTTAGGGATCAAGGATCCTATTCATAAACAAAAGATTGCCTTAAAAGCTATGGATGTAGTTCTTTTTGGGCCACCAAAgg ATACTGGACATGGCATTAAAGATTTGGTATTAATAACATTGTTATTCGGAGCGCTTATCGGATGTTGGTATGCATATCAGCAGAAGAAAAATTCACAGAAACATCTCCTTAGAATGATGAAGGATATGGAGAGTTTACACAAAGCAGAATTGGCATTGGAGGACTTGCAA AAAGAATTGGAGAGAGCACGAATGGAACAAGAAAGTGTAACTACTGAGAAACAAAACTTAGAGAAACGTTTACAAGACGAAAGTGTGGGATTGCACGCTTCTTACTCCGATCTCGAAGTTTCTCAATTAAAGGCAGAAATCGAA ATGTTAAAAGTTGAATTGCAACGTGCAGAGGGCGAACTCGAAGATAGATGTTGGTCTCCTCCTCCTGGATTGCAACATTGGTTACAATTAACtcacgaaattgaaaataaagcaTATACCAAGAAAAAGATATCTGCAGAGAAACAGTTGCAACAAGCACGAGAAGCA TGcgagaaattacgaaaaaaaCGATCGAGTTTAGTAGGAGCATTTGTTTCAACTCatggaaaatcgatcgatgaaGTTGATAAAAGTATAGTTGAGGCAAGAACTGCTCTAAACGAAGTCACCGCAGAATTGCAAGAAAGAGTACATCGTTGGAAGCAAATTGAGCTGTTATGTGGCTttaatataatcaataataatgGTCTAAGTTATTTAGAAACTGTTCTATACAGAGGAACTCCTAACGGTCGAGGTCTTGGACTCAGAG GTCGACTCAGTAGTCAAGATGACTTAGACGACGAAGCAAGTTCAGTCTACTCGCCTTCAACATGTGGTGCCGCAG GGATGGAAGAAACTATACTTAACGGTTCCAAAAAAGATTAA
- the LOC132913029 gene encoding stromal interaction molecule homolog isoform X1 gives MRSSVITNVIVLFGLHLSYWCWNTVDASGGALDTSSNFQSGSTGSSHSKVTAFSATLTDGLAQAVAHEAGSDTCNDDLACLTLASHDRLGLEAIKSLHSQLDDDANGNVDLSESDDFLREELQYEAGYERRQRAFHHNDDMHISVRELWEAWLRSEVHNWTIEQTSEWLASNVDLPQYVPTFIQHRVTGATLPRLAVNNMQYLSNVLGIKDPIHKQKIALKAMDVVLFGPPKDTGHGIKDLVLITLLFGALIGCWYAYQQKKNSQKHLLRMMKDMESLHKAELALEDLQKELERARMEQESVTTEKQNLEKRLQDESVGLHASYSDLEVSQLKAEIEMLKVELQRAEGELEDRCWSPPPGLQHWLQLTHEIENKAYTKKKISAEKQLQQAREACEKLRKKRSSLVGAFVSTHGKSIDEVDKSIVEARTALNEVTAELQERVHRWKQIELLCGFNIINNNGLSYLETVLYRGTPNGRGLGLRGRLSSQDDLDDEASSVYSPSTCGAAGILDSLIWKESSVPPDSSSSETGKDTPPENNVVHFTVGDGPVEPVRASSKEKPNIVRSYSQDTSMLPAVEDKTTSSFLSKSSYSENSLDSSSQDRSGQQKISPTSATTASTTSINSTTTTSTSSSSKKALREMQQQSMVDDETLSTDSNSTTDNDESKKRRRKMLFTFRRNKTKVTL, from the exons ATGCGATCATCCGTGATAACCAATGTGATTGTACTGTTTGGACTGCATTTGTCGTATTGGTGTTGGAACACGGTAGATGCCAGCGGCGGGGCACTCGACACGAGCTCGAACTTTCAATCTGGTTCAACTGGAAGCTCACATTCCAAAGTCACGGCATTCTCCGCGACACTTACCGATGGATTAGCGCAAGCTGTGGCTCACGAAGCTG gTTCCGATACTTGTAACGATGACCTAGCTTGTCTTACACTGGCTTCTCATGATCGACTAGGTTTAGAAGCTATCAAATCACTCCACAGTCAACTAGATGATGATGCCAATGGAAATGTGGATCTTTCAGAGTCAGatgat TTTTTAAGAGAAGAGTTACAATATGAAGCTGGGTATGAAAGGAGACAGAGGGCTTTCCATCATAATGATGATATGCATATTAGTGTTCGAGAACTTTGGGAAGCCTGGCTAAGGTCAGAG gTTCATAATTGGACTATAGAACAAACATCAGAATGGTTGGCTTCTAATGTAGATCTTCCACAATATGTTCCTACTTTTATACAACACCGTGTAACTGGTGCTACACTTCCAAG aTTGGCTGTGAACAATATGCAATACCTAAGTAATGTGTTAGGGATCAAGGATCCTATTCATAAACAAAAGATTGCCTTAAAAGCTATGGATGTAGTTCTTTTTGGGCCACCAAAgg ATACTGGACATGGCATTAAAGATTTGGTATTAATAACATTGTTATTCGGAGCGCTTATCGGATGTTGGTATGCATATCAGCAGAAGAAAAATTCACAGAAACATCTCCTTAGAATGATGAAGGATATGGAGAGTTTACACAAAGCAGAATTGGCATTGGAGGACTTGCAA AAAGAATTGGAGAGAGCACGAATGGAACAAGAAAGTGTAACTACTGAGAAACAAAACTTAGAGAAACGTTTACAAGACGAAAGTGTGGGATTGCACGCTTCTTACTCCGATCTCGAAGTTTCTCAATTAAAGGCAGAAATCGAA ATGTTAAAAGTTGAATTGCAACGTGCAGAGGGCGAACTCGAAGATAGATGTTGGTCTCCTCCTCCTGGATTGCAACATTGGTTACAATTAACtcacgaaattgaaaataaagcaTATACCAAGAAAAAGATATCTGCAGAGAAACAGTTGCAACAAGCACGAGAAGCA TGcgagaaattacgaaaaaaaCGATCGAGTTTAGTAGGAGCATTTGTTTCAACTCatggaaaatcgatcgatgaaGTTGATAAAAGTATAGTTGAGGCAAGAACTGCTCTAAACGAAGTCACCGCAGAATTGCAAGAAAGAGTACATCGTTGGAAGCAAATTGAGCTGTTATGTGGCTttaatataatcaataataatgGTCTAAGTTATTTAGAAACTGTTCTATACAGAGGAACTCCTAACGGTCGAGGTCTTGGACTCAGAG GTCGACTCAGTAGTCAAGATGACTTAGACGACGAAGCAAGTTCAGTCTACTCGCCTTCAACATGTGGTGCCGCAG GTATACTAGACAGCCTAATATGGAAGGAGTCGTCGGTTCCTCCAGACTCGTCCAGCAGTGAAACTGGGAAGGATACACCACCAGagaataacgttgtacatttCACCGTCGGCGATGGGCCCGTCGAGCCCGTCAGAGCATCCAGTAAAGAGAAACCTAACATCGTGCGTTCCTACAGTCAAGACACGAGCATGCTTCCCGCCGTCGAGGACAAGACTACCTCATCATTCCTGTCGAAGTCGTCTTATTCAGAGAATTCATTGGATTCGTCGAGCCAAGATCGATCAGGGCAGCAAAAAATTAGTCCGACGTCCGCGACGACCGCGAGTACCACCAGCATCAACTCCACGACAACGACGAGCACATCGAGCAGCAGCAAGAAAGCGCTGAGGGAGATGCAACAACAGTCAATGGTGGACGACGAGACGTTATCGACGGACTCGAACTCGACCACGGACAACGATGAGTCGAAAAAACGACGTCGAAAGATGCTGTTCACGTTCAGGAGGAACAAGACCAAGGTCACGTTATGA
- the LOC132913029 gene encoding stromal interaction molecule homolog isoform X3, with translation MRSSVITNVIVLFGLHLSYWCWNTVDASGGALDTSSNFQSGSTGSSHSKVTAFSATLTDGLAQAVAHEAGSDTCNDDLACLTLASHDRLGLEAIKSLHSQLDDDANGNVDLSESDDFLREELQYEAGYERRQRAFHHNDDMHISVRELWEAWLRSEVHNWTIEQTSEWLASNVDLPQYVPTFIQHRVTGATLPRLAVNNMQYLSNVLGIKDPIHKQKIALKAMDVVLFGPPKDTGHGIKDLVLITLLFGALIGCWYAYQQKKNSQKHLLRMMKDMESLHKAELALEDLQKELERARMEQESVTTEKQNLEKRLQDESVGLHASYSDLEVSQLKAEIEMLKVELQRAEGELEDRCWSPPPGLQHWLQLTHEIENKAYTKKKISAEKQLQQAREACEKLRKKRSSLVGAFVSTHGKSIDEVDKSIVEARTALNEVTAELQERVHRWKQIELLCGFNIINNNGLSYLETVLYRGTPNGRGLGLRGRLSSQDDLDDEASSVYSPSTCGAAEQGTKLRSLVKYSI, from the exons ATGCGATCATCCGTGATAACCAATGTGATTGTACTGTTTGGACTGCATTTGTCGTATTGGTGTTGGAACACGGTAGATGCCAGCGGCGGGGCACTCGACACGAGCTCGAACTTTCAATCTGGTTCAACTGGAAGCTCACATTCCAAAGTCACGGCATTCTCCGCGACACTTACCGATGGATTAGCGCAAGCTGTGGCTCACGAAGCTG gTTCCGATACTTGTAACGATGACCTAGCTTGTCTTACACTGGCTTCTCATGATCGACTAGGTTTAGAAGCTATCAAATCACTCCACAGTCAACTAGATGATGATGCCAATGGAAATGTGGATCTTTCAGAGTCAGatgat TTTTTAAGAGAAGAGTTACAATATGAAGCTGGGTATGAAAGGAGACAGAGGGCTTTCCATCATAATGATGATATGCATATTAGTGTTCGAGAACTTTGGGAAGCCTGGCTAAGGTCAGAG gTTCATAATTGGACTATAGAACAAACATCAGAATGGTTGGCTTCTAATGTAGATCTTCCACAATATGTTCCTACTTTTATACAACACCGTGTAACTGGTGCTACACTTCCAAG aTTGGCTGTGAACAATATGCAATACCTAAGTAATGTGTTAGGGATCAAGGATCCTATTCATAAACAAAAGATTGCCTTAAAAGCTATGGATGTAGTTCTTTTTGGGCCACCAAAgg ATACTGGACATGGCATTAAAGATTTGGTATTAATAACATTGTTATTCGGAGCGCTTATCGGATGTTGGTATGCATATCAGCAGAAGAAAAATTCACAGAAACATCTCCTTAGAATGATGAAGGATATGGAGAGTTTACACAAAGCAGAATTGGCATTGGAGGACTTGCAA AAAGAATTGGAGAGAGCACGAATGGAACAAGAAAGTGTAACTACTGAGAAACAAAACTTAGAGAAACGTTTACAAGACGAAAGTGTGGGATTGCACGCTTCTTACTCCGATCTCGAAGTTTCTCAATTAAAGGCAGAAATCGAA ATGTTAAAAGTTGAATTGCAACGTGCAGAGGGCGAACTCGAAGATAGATGTTGGTCTCCTCCTCCTGGATTGCAACATTGGTTACAATTAACtcacgaaattgaaaataaagcaTATACCAAGAAAAAGATATCTGCAGAGAAACAGTTGCAACAAGCACGAGAAGCA TGcgagaaattacgaaaaaaaCGATCGAGTTTAGTAGGAGCATTTGTTTCAACTCatggaaaatcgatcgatgaaGTTGATAAAAGTATAGTTGAGGCAAGAACTGCTCTAAACGAAGTCACCGCAGAATTGCAAGAAAGAGTACATCGTTGGAAGCAAATTGAGCTGTTATGTGGCTttaatataatcaataataatgGTCTAAGTTATTTAGAAACTGTTCTATACAGAGGAACTCCTAACGGTCGAGGTCTTGGACTCAGAG GTCGACTCAGTAGTCAAGATGACTTAGACGACGAAGCAAGTTCAGTCTACTCGCCTTCAACATGTGGTGCCGCAG AACAAGGGACCAAGCTGCGTTCTCTGGTAAAGTATAGCATCTGA
- the LOC132913029 gene encoding stromal interaction molecule homolog isoform X2, whose protein sequence is MRSSVITNVIVLFGLHLSYWCWNTVDASGGALDTSSNFQSGSTGSSHSKVTAFSATLTDGLAQAVAHEAGLEAIKSLHSQLDDDANGNVDLSESDDFLREELQYEAGYERRQRAFHHNDDMHISVRELWEAWLRSEVHNWTIEQTSEWLASNVDLPQYVPTFIQHRVTGATLPRLAVNNMQYLSNVLGIKDPIHKQKIALKAMDVVLFGPPKDTGHGIKDLVLITLLFGALIGCWYAYQQKKNSQKHLLRMMKDMESLHKAELALEDLQKELERARMEQESVTTEKQNLEKRLQDESVGLHASYSDLEVSQLKAEIEMLKVELQRAEGELEDRCWSPPPGLQHWLQLTHEIENKAYTKKKISAEKQLQQAREACEKLRKKRSSLVGAFVSTHGKSIDEVDKSIVEARTALNEVTAELQERVHRWKQIELLCGFNIINNNGLSYLETVLYRGTPNGRGLGLRGRLSSQDDLDDEASSVYSPSTCGAAGILDSLIWKESSVPPDSSSSETGKDTPPENNVVHFTVGDGPVEPVRASSKEKPNIVRSYSQDTSMLPAVEDKTTSSFLSKSSYSENSLDSSSQDRSGQQKISPTSATTASTTSINSTTTTSTSSSSKKALREMQQQSMVDDETLSTDSNSTTDNDESKKRRRKMLFTFRRNKTKVTL, encoded by the exons ATGCGATCATCCGTGATAACCAATGTGATTGTACTGTTTGGACTGCATTTGTCGTATTGGTGTTGGAACACGGTAGATGCCAGCGGCGGGGCACTCGACACGAGCTCGAACTTTCAATCTGGTTCAACTGGAAGCTCACATTCCAAAGTCACGGCATTCTCCGCGACACTTACCGATGGATTAGCGCAAGCTGTGGCTCACGAAGCTG GTTTAGAAGCTATCAAATCACTCCACAGTCAACTAGATGATGATGCCAATGGAAATGTGGATCTTTCAGAGTCAGatgat TTTTTAAGAGAAGAGTTACAATATGAAGCTGGGTATGAAAGGAGACAGAGGGCTTTCCATCATAATGATGATATGCATATTAGTGTTCGAGAACTTTGGGAAGCCTGGCTAAGGTCAGAG gTTCATAATTGGACTATAGAACAAACATCAGAATGGTTGGCTTCTAATGTAGATCTTCCACAATATGTTCCTACTTTTATACAACACCGTGTAACTGGTGCTACACTTCCAAG aTTGGCTGTGAACAATATGCAATACCTAAGTAATGTGTTAGGGATCAAGGATCCTATTCATAAACAAAAGATTGCCTTAAAAGCTATGGATGTAGTTCTTTTTGGGCCACCAAAgg ATACTGGACATGGCATTAAAGATTTGGTATTAATAACATTGTTATTCGGAGCGCTTATCGGATGTTGGTATGCATATCAGCAGAAGAAAAATTCACAGAAACATCTCCTTAGAATGATGAAGGATATGGAGAGTTTACACAAAGCAGAATTGGCATTGGAGGACTTGCAA AAAGAATTGGAGAGAGCACGAATGGAACAAGAAAGTGTAACTACTGAGAAACAAAACTTAGAGAAACGTTTACAAGACGAAAGTGTGGGATTGCACGCTTCTTACTCCGATCTCGAAGTTTCTCAATTAAAGGCAGAAATCGAA ATGTTAAAAGTTGAATTGCAACGTGCAGAGGGCGAACTCGAAGATAGATGTTGGTCTCCTCCTCCTGGATTGCAACATTGGTTACAATTAACtcacgaaattgaaaataaagcaTATACCAAGAAAAAGATATCTGCAGAGAAACAGTTGCAACAAGCACGAGAAGCA TGcgagaaattacgaaaaaaaCGATCGAGTTTAGTAGGAGCATTTGTTTCAACTCatggaaaatcgatcgatgaaGTTGATAAAAGTATAGTTGAGGCAAGAACTGCTCTAAACGAAGTCACCGCAGAATTGCAAGAAAGAGTACATCGTTGGAAGCAAATTGAGCTGTTATGTGGCTttaatataatcaataataatgGTCTAAGTTATTTAGAAACTGTTCTATACAGAGGAACTCCTAACGGTCGAGGTCTTGGACTCAGAG GTCGACTCAGTAGTCAAGATGACTTAGACGACGAAGCAAGTTCAGTCTACTCGCCTTCAACATGTGGTGCCGCAG GTATACTAGACAGCCTAATATGGAAGGAGTCGTCGGTTCCTCCAGACTCGTCCAGCAGTGAAACTGGGAAGGATACACCACCAGagaataacgttgtacatttCACCGTCGGCGATGGGCCCGTCGAGCCCGTCAGAGCATCCAGTAAAGAGAAACCTAACATCGTGCGTTCCTACAGTCAAGACACGAGCATGCTTCCCGCCGTCGAGGACAAGACTACCTCATCATTCCTGTCGAAGTCGTCTTATTCAGAGAATTCATTGGATTCGTCGAGCCAAGATCGATCAGGGCAGCAAAAAATTAGTCCGACGTCCGCGACGACCGCGAGTACCACCAGCATCAACTCCACGACAACGACGAGCACATCGAGCAGCAGCAAGAAAGCGCTGAGGGAGATGCAACAACAGTCAATGGTGGACGACGAGACGTTATCGACGGACTCGAACTCGACCACGGACAACGATGAGTCGAAAAAACGACGTCGAAAGATGCTGTTCACGTTCAGGAGGAACAAGACCAAGGTCACGTTATGA